The Thermus brockianus genome window below encodes:
- a CDS encoding terminase large subunit domain-containing protein yields the protein MRELAQDLALALDPTVVLKRAGVIPAPWQRRALLSPSPRLLLLASRQAGKSTTAAALALHTALVRQEATVLLIAPSQRQSQELANRVRRFAQVLGLELQAESALRLELRGGSRVIALPAKEGTIRGYSAHLVVLDEAAWIPDDLYAAVRPMLAATRGRLVAISTPFGTRGWFWREWVEGEGWERVMVTAYDVPHLDPAFLEEERRALGEWRFRQEYLCEFLSSGGAIPEEDVERATRLPGPEEPREGRRYVAGLDLARVHDWSALAIVDATEPEAMRLVRLERWRAEWEETVERVLSLVRPYAPRLLVDATGVGDPVYERLRRAYPNVYPYRFSHATKPPLVTELRLALAEGRLLLYPDPALLGELRALEARQTTYGVSYEAPSGAHDDTVMALALAVWAARHAAPTGGPYRVKGRW from the coding sequence GTGCGTGAGCTCGCCCAGGACCTGGCCCTCGCCCTAGACCCCACGGTGGTCCTCAAGCGGGCGGGCGTGATCCCCGCCCCCTGGCAGCGGCGGGCCCTCCTCTCCCCGTCCCCCCGCCTTCTCCTCCTCGCCTCGCGTCAGGCGGGGAAGAGCACCACCGCCGCCGCCCTCGCCCTCCACACCGCCCTGGTGCGCCAGGAGGCCACGGTGCTCCTCATCGCCCCCTCCCAGCGGCAGAGCCAGGAGCTCGCCAACCGGGTGCGGCGCTTCGCCCAGGTCCTCGGCCTGGAGCTCCAGGCGGAGAGCGCCCTTCGGCTGGAACTCCGAGGGGGGAGCCGGGTCATCGCCCTGCCCGCCAAAGAGGGGACCATCCGGGGCTACAGCGCCCACCTCGTGGTCCTGGACGAGGCCGCGTGGATCCCCGACGACCTTTACGCCGCCGTGCGCCCCATGCTGGCCGCCACCCGTGGCCGTCTGGTGGCCATCTCCACCCCCTTCGGCACCCGGGGCTGGTTCTGGCGGGAGTGGGTGGAAGGGGAGGGGTGGGAGCGGGTCATGGTGACCGCCTACGACGTCCCCCACCTGGACCCGGCGTTCCTGGAGGAGGAGCGCCGCGCCCTGGGAGAGTGGCGATTTCGGCAGGAGTACCTGTGTGAGTTCCTCTCCTCGGGCGGGGCCATCCCCGAGGAGGACGTGGAGCGGGCCACACGCCTCCCCGGCCCCGAGGAGCCCCGGGAGGGGCGGCGCTACGTGGCGGGGCTGGACCTCGCCCGCGTCCACGACTGGAGCGCTCTCGCCATCGTGGACGCCACGGAGCCCGAGGCCATGCGCCTGGTGCGCCTGGAGCGCTGGCGGGCAGAGTGGGAAGAGACGGTGGAGCGGGTCCTGAGCCTCGTCCGCCCCTACGCCCCGAGGCTACTCGTGGACGCCACGGGCGTGGGGGATCCGGTCTACGAGCGCCTGCGGCGGGCCTATCCCAATGTCTACCCGTACCGGTTTTCCCACGCCACAAAGCCCCCCCTGGTCACCGAACTTCGCCTGGCCCTCGCCGAGGGGAGGCTTCTCCTCTACCCGGACCCCGCCCTCCTCGGGGAGCTCCGGGCCCTCGAGGCCCGCCAGACGACCTACGGGGTGAGCTACGAGGCCCCGTCCGGAGCGCACGACGACACGGTGATGGCCCTGGCCCTCGCGGTGTGGGCGGCCCGGCATGCGGCCCCTACTGGTGGGCCCTACCGGGTGAAGGGGAGGTGGTAG
- a CDS encoding phage portal protein family protein — MAKEKVNTYQEPRGWLRAEWTPAEVRTVWAIAQQGDMRPVAELARAILGDDRAQGVLSVRVRGLLGLPFTLEPAPGGERWAKLLEERWWSLFPEEALHDLMVWALLTGVGLAALSWVEEDGLLWPKLDVWNPGALVMRDGAWRVRDATGQEHLLERGMWLLYTPYGPKRPWEKGLWRTLALPWLVKLDAIRYWARDNEVGALRVAYTDGPTGETGKELAQLLADLGGDTGLVLPEGWRLDVLSPSAEVWRSKAEAIAWADRAMTIAILGQNLTTDVQGGSYAAARVHEAVRADLLEADVETLATGLRNGVLALWAEWNAGDPALAPWPRWDPRPPEDLAARAETLQRLAQAVATFAQAGANVDLDALLEEYGLPVRKGQGLVRLASGDPPQEAPGFVQGQLYADALADRLLSRLPDPLAGLEAELAQAQSYEEVRGLLMRRFREASPEEVAALTERALVLAGLAGRYSVIRDVER; from the coding sequence ATGGCTAAGGAGAAGGTGAACACCTACCAGGAGCCTCGGGGCTGGCTCCGGGCCGAGTGGACCCCGGCGGAGGTCCGCACCGTCTGGGCCATCGCCCAGCAGGGGGACATGCGGCCCGTGGCCGAGCTTGCCCGGGCCATCTTGGGGGACGATCGGGCGCAGGGGGTCCTCTCCGTGCGGGTCCGGGGCCTCTTGGGCCTCCCCTTCACTCTGGAGCCCGCCCCCGGCGGGGAGCGCTGGGCGAAGCTCCTGGAGGAGCGGTGGTGGAGCCTCTTCCCCGAGGAGGCCCTGCACGACCTCATGGTCTGGGCCCTCCTCACGGGGGTGGGCCTCGCCGCCCTCTCCTGGGTGGAAGAGGACGGCCTCCTCTGGCCCAAGCTGGACGTCTGGAACCCGGGGGCCCTGGTGATGCGGGACGGGGCGTGGCGCGTGCGGGACGCCACAGGGCAGGAGCATCTGCTGGAGCGGGGGATGTGGCTCCTCTACACCCCCTACGGGCCGAAGCGCCCGTGGGAAAAGGGGCTCTGGCGGACCCTCGCCCTCCCCTGGTTGGTGAAACTGGACGCCATCCGCTACTGGGCCAGGGACAACGAGGTGGGGGCCCTCAGGGTGGCCTACACCGATGGGCCCACGGGGGAGACGGGAAAGGAGCTCGCCCAGCTCCTGGCGGACCTCGGAGGTGACACGGGCCTCGTCCTCCCCGAGGGGTGGCGGCTGGACGTGCTCTCGCCCTCGGCGGAGGTGTGGCGCTCCAAGGCGGAGGCCATCGCCTGGGCGGACCGGGCCATGACCATCGCCATACTCGGGCAGAACCTCACCACGGACGTCCAGGGCGGGAGCTACGCCGCCGCGCGGGTGCACGAGGCCGTGCGAGCGGACCTCCTGGAGGCGGACGTGGAGACCCTAGCCACCGGGCTCAGGAACGGCGTCCTGGCCCTCTGGGCCGAGTGGAACGCGGGAGACCCTGCCCTCGCCCCCTGGCCTCGCTGGGACCCCAGGCCCCCCGAGGACCTGGCCGCCCGGGCGGAGACCCTGCAGAGGCTGGCCCAGGCCGTGGCGACCTTCGCCCAGGCGGGGGCGAACGTGGACCTGGACGCCCTCCTGGAGGAGTACGGCCTCCCCGTGCGGAAAGGGCAGGGGCTCGTGCGCCTCGCCTCGGGGGACCCGCCCCAGGAGGCCCCGGGCTTCGTCCAGGGGCAGCTCTACGCCGACGCCCTCGCGGATCGCCTCCTATCCCGCCTCCCCGACCCCCTGGCGGGCCTCGAGGCCGAACTCGCCCAGGCCCAGAGCTACGAGGAGGTGCGGGGCCTCCTCATGCGCCGCTTCCGGGAGGCCTCCCCTGAGGAGGTGGCCGCCCTCACGGAGCGGGCCCTGGTCCTCGCGGGACTGGCGGGGCGGTACTCGGTGATCCGGGATGTGGAGCGTTAG
- a CDS encoding phage protein Gp36 family protein, which yields MPYASRADLRALGLPEAVLASIPEAEQEAALEAASALADSYLRARYDLPLASWGRGLTRAVALIAAYDLMSRRGYDPTRPGQENLRMRYEDAIRWLEGVAAGKVDPGVEDATPEVSSTAVQAVTRERRWP from the coding sequence ATGCCCTACGCCAGCAGGGCTGACCTGCGCGCCCTCGGGCTTCCCGAGGCGGTCCTGGCCTCCATCCCGGAGGCGGAGCAGGAGGCGGCCCTCGAGGCTGCCTCCGCCCTGGCGGACTCCTACCTCCGGGCCCGCTACGACCTCCCCCTCGCTTCCTGGGGGCGCGGGCTCACCCGGGCCGTGGCCCTCATCGCCGCCTACGACCTCATGAGCCGGAGGGGGTACGACCCCACCCGGCCCGGGCAGGAGAACCTGCGCATGCGCTATGAGGACGCCATCCGCTGGCTGGAGGGGGTGGCCGCAGGGAAGGTGGACCCCGGGGTAGAGGACGCTACCCCCGAGGTTTCCTCCACCGCCGTCCAGGCCGTGACCCGCGAGCGGAGGTGGCCGTGA
- a CDS encoding phage protease has product MTRHALTIPVPGGEPPREFRIFPFGRVETTKGVFLFDQEAARRVMQAWRDYGNRLSIDYEHQALEPVSNGPVPAAGWFDLEVREDGLWAVNVEWTPRAMELLRNREYRYFSPAFYVDEEGRIVELINLALTNLPATKRMEPLVAKAVGFEAGPVHEGSSWDADAAVARVRRWASRDGSGDKETIDWARYRKAFAWYDATDPESFGSYKLPHHDVVDGRLVVHKRGVYAAAAVLQGARGGVDIPEAELEAVRRHIAAHYHQWGEKAPWEREETRRTRMEKVLRLLGLREDAGEAEAEAVLRRLMAFPERVFALTGTRREDEAEAVLLAWKQAHEELPRVQERLAALEEERRKERLARLIEEGKREGKLTPAMLSWAESQTPEALEAFLRVAPRVVRANGLEEPEPGGLDWNQMTPAQRAELYRKDPEAYRALRRRALGY; this is encoded by the coding sequence ATGACACGGCATGCCCTGACCATCCCCGTCCCCGGGGGCGAGCCCCCCCGCGAGTTTCGCATCTTCCCCTTCGGTCGCGTGGAGACGACCAAGGGGGTCTTTCTCTTTGACCAGGAGGCGGCCCGCCGGGTGATGCAGGCCTGGCGGGACTACGGCAACCGGCTCTCCATTGACTACGAGCACCAGGCCCTGGAGCCCGTGTCCAACGGCCCCGTCCCCGCCGCGGGGTGGTTTGACCTCGAGGTCCGGGAGGACGGCCTCTGGGCGGTGAACGTGGAGTGGACCCCGAGGGCTATGGAGCTTTTGCGCAACCGGGAGTACCGCTACTTCAGCCCCGCCTTCTACGTGGACGAGGAGGGGCGCATCGTGGAGCTCATCAACCTCGCCCTCACCAACCTCCCGGCCACCAAGCGCATGGAGCCTCTGGTGGCGAAGGCGGTGGGGTTTGAGGCGGGTCCGGTCCACGAGGGCTCCTCGTGGGACGCGGACGCCGCCGTGGCCCGGGTCCGGCGCTGGGCCAGCCGGGACGGGAGCGGGGACAAGGAGACCATAGACTGGGCGAGGTACCGCAAGGCTTTCGCCTGGTACGACGCCACGGACCCAGAGAGTTTCGGCTCCTACAAGCTCCCCCACCACGACGTGGTGGACGGGCGGCTTGTGGTGCACAAAAGGGGGGTCTACGCCGCCGCCGCCGTTCTGCAAGGGGCGCGTGGTGGCGTGGACATCCCAGAGGCGGAGCTGGAGGCGGTGAGGAGGCACATCGCGGCCCACTACCACCAGTGGGGCGAGAAGGCCCCCTGGGAGCGGGAGGAGACCAGGAGGACGAGGATGGAGAAGGTTCTGAGGCTTTTAGGGCTTAGGGAGGACGCTGGCGAGGCCGAGGCCGAAGCGGTTCTCCGCAGGCTCATGGCGTTCCCCGAGAGGGTCTTTGCCCTCACGGGGACGCGCCGGGAGGACGAGGCCGAGGCGGTTCTCCTGGCCTGGAAGCAGGCCCACGAGGAGCTGCCCCGGGTCCAGGAGCGGCTGGCCGCGCTGGAGGAGGAGCGGAGGAAGGAGCGGCTCGCCCGCCTCATTGAGGAGGGGAAGAGGGAGGGCAAGCTCACCCCGGCCATGCTCTCCTGGGCGGAGAGCCAGACTCCCGAGGCGCTGGAGGCGTTTTTGCGGGTGGCCCCCAGGGTGGTCCGGGCGAACGGTCTGGAAGAGCCGGAACCTGGTGGGCTGGACTGGAACCAGATGACGCCCGCTCAGCGGGCGGAGCTCTACAGGAAGGACCCCGAGGCCTACCGCGCCCTGCGGCGGAGGGCCCTCGGGTACTGA
- a CDS encoding DUF2586 family protein, producing MTINVQDGNLGVLPALGEGVHVKIGVASQGPVNEVVAVSDTKRAKEVFGSGPLLEAIGVAFAQGAGAIYAIRVNASVAGSVGSVTKTGTGTGTLAVSGNPSDAYELVVRITRTGARGTAAFIYSLDGGDNWSPEIAVPSNGTYVLQGTGLTLTFTNGATEPSFAAGDEFRANTTAPGYSLTDLNAAIDALFGQAQLRYQFVHVVGAATPTVAAAVDARMGEAASQHRYIWAILDAEDKTDSQLRTDWASFASTRVGVGAGYAEIASPITGRVHRRPISWLWAGRRAARPAQEDVGRVASGPLVGVVRLHRDEYVSPGLDEARFTTARTYPAYAGYYLTQGRLMAPPGSDFELDQYRSVMDLACTVAYQAGLRFVNESIRVDPATGGIAEKDAVRVEGYIAGMLRAALKGKVSEIEGQPAVRVTVDRTENILSSRRLPVSIAVIPLGYAKFISVEIGFENPALKVG from the coding sequence GTGACCATAAACGTCCAGGACGGGAACCTGGGCGTCCTCCCGGCCCTGGGAGAGGGCGTGCACGTCAAGATCGGCGTGGCGAGCCAGGGGCCCGTGAACGAGGTGGTGGCCGTCTCCGACACCAAGCGGGCCAAAGAGGTCTTCGGCTCCGGTCCCCTCCTGGAGGCCATCGGCGTGGCCTTCGCCCAGGGGGCGGGGGCCATCTACGCGATCCGGGTGAACGCCAGCGTAGCCGGCTCAGTAGGGAGCGTCACCAAAACGGGCACGGGTACAGGCACCCTGGCGGTAAGCGGCAACCCCTCCGACGCCTACGAGCTGGTGGTGCGCATCACCCGCACGGGGGCCCGTGGCACCGCCGCCTTCATCTACTCCCTGGACGGCGGGGACAACTGGAGCCCGGAGATCGCCGTGCCCTCCAACGGCACGTACGTTCTGCAGGGGACGGGCCTAACCCTTACGTTCACCAACGGAGCCACAGAGCCTTCCTTTGCCGCAGGGGATGAGTTTCGGGCTAACACCACCGCCCCCGGCTATAGCCTGACCGACCTCAACGCTGCCATAGACGCCCTCTTCGGCCAGGCCCAGCTCCGCTACCAGTTCGTCCACGTTGTCGGGGCCGCCACCCCCACCGTGGCCGCCGCCGTGGACGCCCGCATGGGGGAGGCGGCCAGCCAGCACCGCTACATCTGGGCCATCCTGGACGCCGAGGACAAGACCGACAGTCAGCTGCGCACCGACTGGGCCTCCTTCGCCTCCACCCGGGTCGGGGTCGGGGCGGGGTACGCCGAGATCGCCTCCCCCATCACGGGGCGCGTGCACCGGAGGCCCATCTCCTGGCTATGGGCGGGACGCCGCGCCGCGCGCCCGGCCCAGGAGGACGTGGGCCGGGTGGCCTCGGGGCCCCTGGTGGGCGTGGTCCGGCTCCACCGGGACGAGTACGTGAGCCCCGGTCTGGACGAGGCCCGCTTCACCACGGCCCGCACCTACCCCGCCTACGCGGGGTACTACCTCACCCAGGGCCGCCTCATGGCCCCGCCCGGCTCGGACTTTGAGCTGGACCAGTACCGCTCCGTGATGGACCTGGCCTGCACCGTGGCGTACCAGGCGGGGCTTAGGTTCGTGAACGAGTCCATCCGCGTGGACCCCGCCACCGGGGGCATCGCCGAGAAGGACGCGGTGCGGGTGGAAGGGTACATCGCGGGGATGCTCAGAGCGGCTCTGAAGGGGAAGGTGAGCGAGATAGAGGGCCAGCCCGCCGTACGGGTGACGGTGGACCGCACGGAGAACATCCTCTCTTCCCGCCGCCTCCCCGTGTCCATCGCCGTCATCCCTCTGGGCTACGCCAAGTTCATCAGCGTGGAGATCGGGTTTGAGAACCCGGCGCTGAAGGTGGGGTGA
- a CDS encoding PBECR2 nuclease fold domain-containing protein, translating into MWSVSADPLRFQEAAEWFRGKVPLLKGEWGQLTQEARRRAFTAAGVALLDRLALLHQSVLRALEEGTPLEEWRQEALRVLGGRWSYGHLETIFRNNVQAAYSAGRWDQLQDPAVRRSHPYLMYDAVLDSRTTEICRARDGVVRPADDPWWRSNWPPLHHNCRSGVRALTRAEAERRGVARALPSVPPQEGFGLSPAEEEWVEGYAKGQRDAARLPWAPAFAGEPPTWRSYGLPERLDPTPAPGDLLPTLAEVGEARFLALLEERLGGLPALLVDPTGLPVLVDRGLVGHLKGDGRERFLAWLPDLVRTPQEVWLLPLQHERRVVFRQRYLKVYREGRDRHLVLSAEVHRGALVALTFVESRDYAYLQNQRVGFLRWVAK; encoded by the coding sequence ATGTGGAGCGTTAGCGCCGATCCCCTCCGCTTCCAGGAGGCGGCGGAGTGGTTCCGGGGCAAGGTGCCCCTCCTCAAGGGGGAGTGGGGCCAGCTCACCCAGGAGGCCCGGCGGCGGGCCTTCACCGCCGCCGGGGTGGCCCTCTTGGACCGCCTCGCCCTTCTCCACCAGAGCGTCCTCCGGGCCCTGGAGGAGGGGACGCCCCTGGAGGAGTGGCGGCAGGAGGCCCTGCGCGTCCTCGGGGGGAGGTGGAGCTACGGCCACCTGGAGACCATCTTCCGCAACAACGTCCAGGCCGCCTACTCCGCCGGGAGGTGGGACCAGCTCCAGGACCCCGCCGTGCGGCGCTCCCACCCCTACCTCATGTACGATGCCGTGCTGGACAGCCGCACCACGGAGATCTGCCGGGCCCGGGACGGGGTGGTGCGCCCGGCGGACGACCCGTGGTGGAGGTCCAACTGGCCCCCCCTCCACCACAACTGCCGGAGCGGGGTGCGGGCCCTCACCCGCGCGGAGGCCGAGCGCCGGGGCGTGGCCCGGGCCCTGCCCAGCGTCCCCCCGCAGGAGGGCTTCGGCCTCTCCCCGGCGGAGGAGGAGTGGGTGGAGGGCTACGCCAAGGGCCAAAGGGACGCCGCCCGCCTCCCCTGGGCGCCCGCCTTCGCCGGGGAGCCACCCACCTGGCGCTCCTACGGCCTACCTGAACGCCTGGACCCTACGCCCGCCCCCGGAGACCTCCTGCCCACGCTGGCGGAGGTGGGGGAGGCGCGCTTCCTCGCCCTCCTGGAGGAGCGCTTGGGAGGCCTCCCCGCCCTCCTCGTGGACCCCACGGGCCTCCCCGTGCTGGTGGACCGGGGGCTCGTGGGCCACCTCAAGGGGGATGGGCGGGAGCGCTTCCTCGCCTGGCTTCCAGACCTGGTGCGGACCCCGCAGGAGGTCTGGCTCCTCCCCCTTCAGCACGAGCGGCGAGTGGTCTTCCGCCAGCGGTACCTGAAGGTCTACCGGGAGGGGCGGGACCGGCACCTGGTCCTCTCGGCGGAGGTGCACCGGGGGGCCCTGGTAGCCCTGACCTTCGTGGAGTCTAGGGACTACGCCTATCTCCAAAACCAGCGGGTGGGGTTTCTCCGGTGGGTGGCCAAATAA
- a CDS encoding phage major capsid protein, with protein MTTRSDLFIPEVLADAVAGAWPDRVALLGTEAVVESRTLPGDAKGGDRVRIPYFGVLGEYEVVGEGQSLTPTKLTMTTEEAVVQRAGKLFEITAWARMAAMYADPYAEATRQLLEGARRTFDRALVEAAASTTGGGVQTVNASSGTISYDAIVDALSAFGESEDSVAAVVMHPKVLNDLRKAKSNDGMPLFLNPQDGGRPRVLGLPIIVSRRAPVISGTPNTYVTLFVRRGALALWYNGTPSIETDKDIASDTLLAAVNVYFVAHRYSRLPGDTDPVVVRLVTR; from the coding sequence GTGACCACTAGGAGCGACCTATTCATCCCCGAGGTGCTGGCCGACGCGGTGGCGGGCGCGTGGCCCGACCGCGTGGCCCTCTTGGGCACGGAGGCGGTGGTGGAGTCTCGCACCCTGCCCGGCGACGCCAAAGGCGGAGATAGGGTCAGGATTCCGTACTTCGGAGTCCTGGGCGAGTACGAGGTCGTGGGGGAGGGGCAATCCCTGACCCCCACGAAGCTCACCATGACCACAGAGGAGGCCGTGGTGCAGCGGGCGGGGAAGTTGTTTGAGATAACCGCCTGGGCCCGCATGGCGGCCATGTACGCCGACCCCTACGCCGAAGCCACCCGCCAGCTCCTCGAGGGGGCTCGGCGGACCTTTGACCGGGCTCTGGTGGAAGCGGCTGCCTCCACCACGGGCGGAGGAGTCCAGACGGTGAACGCCTCCTCCGGCACCATCTCCTACGACGCCATCGTGGACGCCCTGAGCGCCTTCGGCGAGAGCGAGGACTCCGTGGCCGCCGTCGTCATGCACCCCAAAGTCTTGAACGACCTCCGCAAGGCGAAGAGCAACGACGGCATGCCCCTGTTCCTCAACCCCCAGGACGGTGGCCGCCCACGGGTGCTGGGCCTGCCCATCATCGTCTCCCGCCGGGCCCCGGTCATCAGCGGCACCCCCAACACCTACGTCACCCTCTTCGTGCGCCGCGGGGCCCTCGCCCTCTGGTACAACGGCACGCCGAGCATTGAGACGGACAAGGACATCGCCAGCGACACCCTCCTCGCCGCCGTGAACGTCTACTTCGTGGCCCACCGCTACTCCCGACTCCCCGGCGACACCGATCCTGTGGTGGTGCGGCTCGTGACCAGGTAG
- a CDS encoding phage virion morphogenesis protein — protein MRGDFDELKRLLRGFERLTRPGALREVSRAAAEGAMSALMDRFRTATDPYGRAWPPSLRAQLEGGQTLSDTGRLRRSFSVQSVTARGFAIGTNVRYAAAHQFGAVIRPRRARYLRFRLAGGRGTRKGGRGRWVTASRVELPPRPFFPEGRDLGEYAERMREAIAAWLEAEL, from the coding sequence GTGCGCGGGGATTTTGACGAGCTGAAGCGGCTCCTGCGTGGCTTTGAACGGCTAACCCGGCCCGGGGCCCTGCGGGAGGTGTCCCGCGCGGCGGCGGAGGGGGCCATGAGCGCCCTCATGGACCGCTTCCGCACCGCCACCGACCCGTACGGGAGGGCGTGGCCGCCTTCTCTCCGGGCTCAGCTGGAGGGGGGGCAGACCCTCTCGGACACGGGCCGCCTGCGCCGCTCCTTCAGCGTCCAGAGCGTCACCGCTCGGGGGTTCGCCATCGGGACCAACGTGCGCTACGCCGCCGCCCACCAGTTCGGGGCGGTGATCCGCCCCCGCCGCGCGCGCTACCTCCGCTTCCGCCTGGCCGGGGGGCGTGGGACGCGGAAGGGCGGGAGGGGGCGGTGGGTCACCGCTAGCCGGGTGGAGCTTCCCCCCCGGCCCTTCTTCCCCGAGGGGCGGGACCTCGGGGAGTACGCCGAGCGCATGCGCGAGGCCATCGCCGCGTGGTTGGAGGCCGAGCTGTGA
- a CDS encoding helix-hairpin-helix domain-containing protein, with product MRERLQGAGAPELPREGAPTPEGPAGGTPLPEGFPARSLLLANGYATLEAVREATDEALLGVKGIGPKLLAEIRDALRQQG from the coding sequence ATGCGGGAGAGGCTGCAAGGAGCAGGAGCGCCCGAGCTCCCTCGGGAGGGTGCCCCCACCCCCGAGGGGCCTGCGGGAGGTACGCCCCTCCCCGAGGGCTTTCCCGCCCGTAGCCTCCTCCTCGCCAACGGATACGCCACCCTGGAGGCGGTGCGGGAGGCCACGGACGAGGCCCTCCTGGGAGTGAAGGGCATCGGGCCGAAGCTCTTGGCGGAGATCAGGGATGCCCTACGCCAGCAGGGCTGA